One window of Curtobacterium sp. 458 genomic DNA carries:
- a CDS encoding MFS transporter produces the protein MSAASAPSTTTPAPAGNPRSRVVIASLVGTSIEFYDFYVYATAAVLVFPTLFFPNEDPTASQLSSFVTFALAFFARPVGSIIFGHFGDRIGRKATLVASLLVMGTATFLIGCLPTFDSIGVWAPVLLAVMRFAQGVGLGGEWSGAALLATENAPKGKRGVFGSLPQLGAPIGFLLANGLFIAINAAMPAGADGTANADFQAWGWRIPFLLSAVLVIVGLYVRFKLVESTVFRGVQESGTVAKVPLARVFRTSWRPLIIGTFGMVATYVLFYFMTTFTLTYGTTGATAGPLVPKIGLGYSRGEFLTLLMIGVVFFGILTPVAGFLADKFGRRSTLLWTTAGIAVFGLTFQIWFAASHGPITVVTFLIVGLSLMGLTFGPMGALLPELFPTNVRYTGSAVAYNVASILGASLAPTVALALWKADGNIFLVGLYLTIAAVVTLVALFFVKETRHADFGEAEAERVLGVPADAAAGDGHVRSSGSLAP, from the coding sequence ATGTCAGCCGCATCGGCACCCAGCACGACCACCCCGGCACCCGCAGGCAACCCGCGCTCCCGCGTCGTCATCGCCAGCCTCGTCGGGACCTCCATCGAGTTCTACGACTTCTACGTCTACGCGACCGCGGCGGTCCTCGTCTTCCCGACGCTGTTCTTCCCGAACGAGGACCCGACGGCCTCGCAGCTGTCGTCGTTCGTGACGTTCGCCCTCGCGTTCTTCGCCCGACCAGTCGGCTCGATCATCTTCGGCCACTTCGGTGACCGCATCGGCCGCAAGGCCACGCTCGTCGCCTCGCTGCTCGTGATGGGCACGGCGACGTTCCTCATCGGCTGCCTGCCGACGTTCGACTCGATCGGCGTCTGGGCGCCCGTCCTGCTCGCCGTCATGCGCTTCGCACAGGGCGTCGGGCTCGGTGGCGAGTGGTCCGGTGCGGCGCTGCTCGCGACCGAGAACGCCCCGAAGGGCAAGCGCGGCGTGTTCGGTTCGCTCCCCCAGCTCGGCGCCCCGATCGGGTTCCTGCTCGCGAACGGGCTCTTCATCGCCATCAACGCCGCGATGCCCGCCGGCGCGGACGGCACGGCGAACGCCGACTTCCAGGCGTGGGGCTGGCGCATCCCGTTCCTGCTCTCCGCCGTCCTCGTGATCGTCGGTCTCTACGTGCGGTTCAAGCTCGTGGAGTCGACCGTCTTCCGCGGCGTGCAGGAGTCCGGCACGGTCGCGAAGGTCCCGCTGGCCCGGGTGTTCCGCACCTCGTGGCGGCCGCTCATCATCGGCACCTTCGGCATGGTCGCGACCTACGTGCTCTTCTACTTCATGACGACGTTCACGCTGACCTACGGCACCACTGGCGCCACGGCCGGTCCCCTCGTCCCGAAGATCGGCCTCGGGTACTCCCGCGGCGAGTTCCTGACGCTGCTCATGATCGGCGTGGTGTTCTTCGGCATCCTCACCCCGGTCGCCGGGTTCCTCGCGGACAAGTTCGGCCGCCGGTCGACGCTCCTCTGGACCACCGCGGGCATCGCCGTGTTCGGCCTGACGTTCCAGATCTGGTTCGCCGCCTCGCACGGGCCGATCACCGTCGTCACCTTCCTGATCGTCGGCCTGTCGCTCATGGGCCTGACGTTCGGGCCGATGGGCGCCCTGCTGCCGGAGCTGTTCCCGACGAACGTCCGGTACACGGGCTCGGCGGTGGCGTACAACGTCGCATCGATCCTCGGTGCGTCGCTCGCCCCGACCGTGGCGCTCGCGCTGTGGAAGGCCGACGGGAACATCTTCCTCGTCGGGCTCTACCTGACCATCGCCGCGGTCGTGACGCTCGTCGCGCTCTTCTTCGTCAAGGAGACCCGGCACGCGGACTTCGGCGAGGCCGAGGCCGAGCGCGTGCTCGGCGTCCCCGCCGACGCGGCGGCCGGCGACGGCCACGTGCGCTCCTCGGGGAGCCTCGCCCCGTAA